The following coding sequences lie in one Rutidosis leptorrhynchoides isolate AG116_Rl617_1_P2 chromosome 4, CSIRO_AGI_Rlap_v1, whole genome shotgun sequence genomic window:
- the LOC139904586 gene encoding mannose/glucose-specific lectin-like, whose protein sequence is MKKIVLVGPWGSSEEGENWSFKGEGKISKIIITHGECIDSIGFVSHDEDGNALHSSRFGGFGGDYTEVNLDVDVEELKCISGTIGWFDSRVVVTSLSFATDVNKFGPFGTENGTHFSLPISKATFAGFYGRASDYVHAIGVYLKPT, encoded by the exons ATG AAAAAGATAGTGCTAGTGGGACCATGGGGAAGCTCTGAAGAAGGAGAAAATTGGTCTTTCAAAGGTGAAGGAAAGATCTCGAAGATCATCATCACTCATGGAGAATGCATCGATTCGATCGGTTTTGTTAGCCATGATGAGGATGGCAACGCCCTTCATTCCTCAAGGTTTGGTGGTTTCGGTGGTGACTATACTGAG GTGAATCTTGATGTGGATGTGGAGGAGTTGAAGTGCATAAGTGGGACAATTGGATGGTTTGACTCGAGGGTAGTTGTGACGTCACTCTCATTTGCGACTGACGTGAATAAGTTTGGACCATTTGGTACTGAGAACGGGACTCATTTCTCGTTACCGATCTCCAAAGCTACCTTTGCAGGGTTCTATGGTCGTGCTAGCGACTATGTTCATGCTATTGGTGTCTATCTCAAGCCCACTTAG